One region of Mangifera indica cultivar Alphonso chromosome 3, CATAS_Mindica_2.1, whole genome shotgun sequence genomic DNA includes:
- the LOC123212315 gene encoding uncharacterized protein LOC123212315, with protein MAAAVCGSKRSFFEDITASPPISKRLRCGSASPTKLSPPLETLLDQLRAVFPQMDPQLLERVLEECDNDLDFAIKKLNEFCLGTTEEKLDSVEELNASANQGKTAMDENATASDCPSEPNKLPVDGAEWVDLFVTEMMSATNMDDAKARASRLLEILEKSIMTHTADEASRSFLKENMMLKEQIEILIRENAVLKRAVAIQHERQKEYAGKNQELQHLKQLVSQYHEQLRTLEVNNYALTMDLRQAQQCSSIPGRFHPDIF; from the exons ATGGCAGCCGCTGTTTGTGGAAGTAAAAGATCGTTCTTCGAAGATATTACTGCTTCGCCTCCCATTTCCAAACGGCTCCGCTGTGGCTCTGCTTCTCCGACTAAGCTCTCTCCGCCGCTGGAAACGCTCCTCGATCAGCTTCGAGCGGTTTTTCCTCAAATGGATCCTCAG CTTCTAGAAAGGGTGCTGGAAGAATGTGACAATGATTTAGATTTTGCAATCAAGAAGTTGAATGAGTTTTGTCTAGGAACAACTGAGGAGAAGTTGGACTCTGTGGAAGAATTAAATGCTAGTGCTAATCAAG GTAAAACTGCCATGGATGAAAATGCTACTGCTTCTGACTGTCCATCAGAGCCAAACAAGCTTCCAGTTGATGGTGCAGAGTGGGTGGACTTGTTTGTGACAGAAATGATGAGTGCTACTAATATGGATGATGCCAAAGCCCGTGCCTCAAGACTGCTGGAGATTTTAGAGAAATCCATCATGACGCATACTGCTGATGAGGCATCTCGAAGTTTTCTGAAG GAAAATATGATGCTGAAGGaacaaattgaaatattgatCAGAGAGAATGCTGTACTCAAACGTGCTGTGGCTATTCAACATGAACGTCAGAAAGAGTATGCTGGTAAAAACCAAGAGTTGCAACATTTGAAACAATTGGTCTCTCAGTATCATGAACAATTGAGAACTCTGGAGGTAAACAACTATGCATTGACAATGGACTTGAGACAGGCTCAGCAGTGCAGCTCCATACCTGGACGATTCCACCCGGACATCTTCTAA
- the LOC123212316 gene encoding adenine phosphoribosyltransferase 5-like isoform X1: protein MFPLSFCLFLFPCQKKPSKRILVGRIGSSKTSESKEMFAGENGLQGDPRLKAIKESIRVVPHFPKPGIMFQDITTLLLDHKAFKHTVDIFVDRYRNMGIDVVAVFLNMEKETFAFLIYLHYLLWLLEKSNYIPGVEARGFVFGPPIALAIGAKFVPLRKPRKLPGEVISEAYTLEYGTDCLEIHVGAVQTGERVIVIDDVVATGGTLCAAIRLLERVGAEVVECACVIGLREIQGQNRLNGTPLYMLIEPRQ, encoded by the exons ATGTTCCCTTTGAGTTTCTGTCTGTTCCTCTTCCCTTGTCAGAAAAAGCCCTCAAAACGGATACTTGTCGGAAGGATAGGGAGCTCAAAAACCTCTGAAAGTAAAGAGATGTTTGCAGGTGAAAATGGGTTGCAAGGAGACCCACGATTGAAGGCCATTAAAGAATCCATTAGGGTCGTTCCTCACTTCCCAAAACCAG GAATAATGTTTCAAGATATAACTACACTGTTGCTTGATCACAAGGCGTTTAAGCACACTGTGGATATCTTTGTTGATCGTTATAGAAATATGGGCATCGATGTGGTGGCGG TGTTTCTCAACATGGAGAAAGAAACATTTGCCTTTTTGATCTATTTGCATTATTTGTTGTGGCTgcttgaaaaatcaaattacattCCAGGAGTAGAGGCGAGAGGATTTGTATTTGGCCCTCCAATTGCCTTGGCTATAGGTGCTAAATTTGTTCCTCTACGTAAACCTCGAAAGTTGCCAG GAGAAGTCATCTCCGAAGCATACACACTGGAATATGGAACAGATTGTTTAGAGATACATGTTGGGGCCGTTCAAACTGGTGAACGAGTTATAGTCATTGATGATGTGGTGGCTACAGGCGGTACACTTTGTGCAGCAATAAGACTATTAG AACGAGTTGGAGCTGAAGTAGTTGAATGTGCATGCGTTATTGGGTTGCGTGAGATTCAG GGACAAAACAGGCTAAATGGAACGCCCTTGTATATGCTTATTGAGCCACGCCAGTAA
- the LOC123212316 gene encoding adenine phosphoribosyltransferase 5-like isoform X2, with protein MFPLSFCLFLFPCQKKPSKRILVGRIGSSKTSESKEMFAGENGLQGDPRLKAIKESIRVVPHFPKPGIMFQDITTLLLDHKAFKHTVDIFVDRYRNMGIDVVAGVEARGFVFGPPIALAIGAKFVPLRKPRKLPGEVISEAYTLEYGTDCLEIHVGAVQTGERVIVIDDVVATGGTLCAAIRLLERVGAEVVECACVIGLREIQGQNRLNGTPLYMLIEPRQ; from the exons ATGTTCCCTTTGAGTTTCTGTCTGTTCCTCTTCCCTTGTCAGAAAAAGCCCTCAAAACGGATACTTGTCGGAAGGATAGGGAGCTCAAAAACCTCTGAAAGTAAAGAGATGTTTGCAGGTGAAAATGGGTTGCAAGGAGACCCACGATTGAAGGCCATTAAAGAATCCATTAGGGTCGTTCCTCACTTCCCAAAACCAG GAATAATGTTTCAAGATATAACTACACTGTTGCTTGATCACAAGGCGTTTAAGCACACTGTGGATATCTTTGTTGATCGTTATAGAAATATGGGCATCGATGTGGTGGCGG GAGTAGAGGCGAGAGGATTTGTATTTGGCCCTCCAATTGCCTTGGCTATAGGTGCTAAATTTGTTCCTCTACGTAAACCTCGAAAGTTGCCAG GAGAAGTCATCTCCGAAGCATACACACTGGAATATGGAACAGATTGTTTAGAGATACATGTTGGGGCCGTTCAAACTGGTGAACGAGTTATAGTCATTGATGATGTGGTGGCTACAGGCGGTACACTTTGTGCAGCAATAAGACTATTAG AACGAGTTGGAGCTGAAGTAGTTGAATGTGCATGCGTTATTGGGTTGCGTGAGATTCAG GGACAAAACAGGCTAAATGGAACGCCCTTGTATATGCTTATTGAGCCACGCCAGTAA
- the LOC123210867 gene encoding uncharacterized protein LOC123210867, giving the protein MNAIVRQSLSNYFGESNLEDPEKEEEMAKKGIKREGGGEINDLFKRVQCMTLQECATIKRGEEISCEKYDLWRQKQKTIAARLEKQLNSRWELQELIEEQLNRFHSHYNHVMVPIQLKDVSELLMPRWTPPHELAALSWLGDWRPSSILELIRSIICPSSSISSSSSSQSTSAGIERLLSQVIHEARIEEAIIDEEMSEIQATCILHLPFASLNKKQSGGSALGFIKEELKKIDRVINKAQQLRYKTLELAVKKVLSQTDAAKFLVAFAETQDTIHQVAEQLKLRKVLVTLPPKASGSKLKAKDLGTHLSNQNQSIE; this is encoded by the exons gaattATTTTGGAGAGAGTAACTTGGAGGACccagaaaaggaagaagaaatggCGAAGAAAGGCATAAAAAGAGAAGGTGGTGGCGAGATTAATGACCTGTTTAAGAGAGTTCAGTGCATGACGCTTCAAGAGTGTGCAACAATCAAAAGAG GTGAAGAGATCTCCTGTGAAAAATATGATCTGTGGAGGCAAAAGCAGAAGACAATAGCAGCTAGGTTAGAGAAACAGCTGAATTCAAGGTGGGAACTTCAGGAGCTAATTGAAGAACAATTGAACAGGTTTCATTCCCACTACAACCATGTCATGGTCCCAATCCAACTCAAGGATGTATCTGAGCTCCTCATGCCAAGATGGACTCCACCTCATGAGTTGGCTGCACTGTCTTGGCTAGGTGATTGGAGGCCATCTTCCATTCTTGAACTTATCCGCAGCATAATCTGCCCATCATCCTCAATTTCGTCATCATCTTCTTCCCAATCAACCTCAGCTGGGATAGAACGACTCTTATCACAGGTGATACATGAAGCACGAATTGAGGAGGCAATAATTGATGAGGAAATGTCTGAGATTCAAGCCACTTGTATCCTCCACCTCCCTTTTGCTTCATTGAACAAGAAGCAATCAGGTGGCTCTGCCTTGGGTTTCATTAAGGAAGAACTCAAGAAGATTGATCGGGTTATCAATAAGGCACAACAACTCAG ATACAAGACATTGGAATTGGCTGTGAAGAAGGTCTTGAGCCAAACTGACGCAGCGAAGTTCTTAGTGGCATTTGCTGAAACTCAAGATACTATCCACCAAGTTGCTGAGCAGTTGAAATTGCGAAAGGTTTTGGTAACTCTGCCTCCCAAGGCCTCAGGATCTAAGCTAAAAGCAAAAGATCTTGGGACTCACTTGTCAAACCAGAATCAGTCAATTGAATAA